The Prionailurus bengalensis isolate Pbe53 chromosome A3, Fcat_Pben_1.1_paternal_pri, whole genome shotgun sequence genome includes a window with the following:
- the C1D gene encoding nuclear nucleic acid-binding protein C1D → MAGEEINEDYPVEIHEYLSTFENSIGAVDEMLKTMMSVSRNELLQKLDPLEQAKVDLVSAYTLNSMFWVYLATQGVNPKEHPVKQELERIRVYMNRVKEITDKKKAGKLDRGAASRFVKNALWEPKPKNASKVANKGKSKN, encoded by the exons ATGGCAGGTGAAGAAATTAATGAAGACTACCCAGTAGAAATTCATGAGTATTTATCAACATTTGAAAATTCCATTGGTGCTGTGGATGAGATGCTGAAGACCATGATGTCTGTTTCTAGAAATGAGTTGTTGcagaag ttgGACCCCCTTGAACAAGCAAAAGTGGATTTAGTTTCTGCTTACACGTTAAATTCAATGTTTTGGG TTTATTTGGCAACTCAGGGAGTTAATCCTAAGGAACATCCAGTAAAGCAGGAATTG gaAAGAATCAGAGTATACATGAACAGAGTCAAGGAAATAACAGACAAGAAAAAGGCCGGCAAGCTGGACAGAGGTGCAGCTTCAAGATTTGTGAAAAATGCCCTTTGGGAACCAAAACCTAAAAATGCATCCAAAGTTGCcaataaaggaaaaagtaaaaattag